A single Populus alba chromosome 7, ASM523922v2, whole genome shotgun sequence DNA region contains:
- the LOC118049623 gene encoding peroxidase 65, with amino-acid sequence MDRVQLRLTQIFFLVLVLCVARGPNAQGLSYDFYDKTCPNVEKIIHNVVSQKLLEAPVAAAGALRIFFHDCFVEGCDASVLIASRESNKAERDAEINLSLPGDGYDVFFRAKRALELQCPGFVSCADVMAIATRDLVNLVGGPRWEVKKGRRDGLISKASRVDGNLPQVNQTIPQLISLFKSKGLSTMDMVALSGGHTIGFSHCKEFMPRIYGYNSTFDIDPTMNQEYARTLRSPCPKKHLDPTVVALNDVTTPFIFDNAYYHNLKKGLGLLASDQMLLLDPLTRGYVDMMAADQQLFFNFFVESMIKLGQVRVKTGSDGEIRRRCDSFNN; translated from the exons ATGGATAGAGTTCAATTGCGTCTTACCCAAATTTTCTTCTTGGTTTTGGTTCTTTGCGTGGCTAGAGGACCAAATGCACAAGGCCTTAGCTACGATTTCTACGATAAGACTTGTCCCAATGTAGAGAAAATCATCCACAATGTGGTTTCTCAAAAGCTTTTGGAAGCTCCTGTCGCCGCTGCTGGTGCTCTTCGCATCTTCTTCCATGACTGCTTTGTTGAG GGATGTGATGCGTCAGTCTTAATAGCATCAAGGGAGAGCAACAAGGCAGAGAGGGATGCAGAAATAAATCTTTCTTTGCCAGGAGATGGCTATGATGTCTTCTTCCGAGCCAAGAGAGCTCTAGAGCTGCAATGCCCTGGCTTTGTCTCTTGTGCTGATGTTATGGCCATTGCCACTAGAGACTTGGTTAACTTG GTGGGTGGGCCAAGGTGGGAAGTGAAGAAGGGGAGAAGAGATGGGCTAATCTCCAAGGCCTCAAGGGTGGACGGCAACCTTCCTCAGGTGAACCAAACAATCCCTCAACTAATCTCACTTTTCAAATCCAAAGGTCTATCCACCATGGACATGGTGGCCTTATCAGGCGGACACACCATAGGTTTCTCACATTGCAAGGAATTCATGCCAAGAATCTATGGCTACAACAGCACATTTGACATAGACCCGACAATGAACCAGGAATATGCACGAACCCTTCGGAGTCCGTGCCCTAAGAAACATCTTGATCCTACTGTGGTTGCCCTTAATGATGTAACTACACCATTTATTTTTGACAATGCTTATTACCACAACCTTAAAAAGGGTCTTGGGTTGCTAGCAAGTGACCAGATGCTGCTCTTGGACCCCTTAACTCGAGGTTATGTGGATATGATGGCTGCTgatcaacaactttttttcaatttctttgttGAGTCCATGATAAAGCTAGGCCAAGTTAGAGTCAAGACGGGGAGTGATGGTGAGATTAGAAGACGTTGTGACtccttcaataattaa
- the LOC118049624 gene encoding myosin-1 isoform X1, producing MASVGTQSSGSEKMLPKSQVLPSLESIKSLPVDFRFVGSPTSERLEKSVDVNSLNSNAVCLSFPEKNDIGNGLVEGAEDSVGNDISEDSPYSRTAILIEQRPSVGDEDLDTVVMPLPSISTSRRERRWSDTSSYATNKKLQSWFQLPNGNWELGKILSTSGTESTISLPDGKVLKVKTESLVPANPDILDGVDDLMQLSYLNEPSVLYNLQYRYNRDMIYTKAGPVLVAINPFKEVPLYGNNYIEAYKNKSMESPHVYAITDTAIREMIRDEVNQSIIISGESGAGKTETAKIAMQYLAALGGGSGIEYEILKTNPILEAFGNAKTLRNDNSSRFGKLIEIHFSETGKISGAKIQTFLLEKSRVVQCMEGERSYHIFYQLCAGASPKLREKINLKIASEYKYLRQSNCYTITGVDDAERFHAVMEALDIVHVSKENQESVFAMLAAVLWLGNVSFSVVDNENHVEPMEDEGLTTVAKLIGCNVGELKLALSTRKMRVGNDTIVQKLTLSQAIDTRDALAKSIYSCLFDWLVEQVNKSLAVGKRRTGRSISILDIYGFESFERNSFEQFCINYANERLQQHFNRHLFKLEQEEYIQDGIDWAKVEFEDNQDCLNLFEKKPLGLLSLLDEESTFPNGTDLTFANKLKQHLNSNSCFRGERGKAFSVSHYAGEVTYDTTGFLEKNRDLLHLDSIQLLSSCSCHLPQIFASNMLIQTEKPIVGHLYKAGGADSQKLSVATKFKGQLFQLMQRLENTTPHFIRCIKPNNSPSPGSYEQGLVLQQLRCCGVLEVVRISRCGFPTRMSHQKFARRYGFLLLENVASQDPLSVSVAILHQFNIMPEMYQVGYTKLFFRTGQIGVLEDTRNRTLHGILRVQSCFRGHQARSYLRELRSGVCALQSFVRGEKFRKEYAVLQQRHRAAVVIQRHIKSTICRKKYKNMHQASILIQSVIRGWLVRRFSGDVGLLKSGATKGNESDEVLMKASYLAELQRRVLKAEAALREKEEENDILHQRLQQYESRWSEYELKMKSMEEVWQKQMRSLQSSLSIAKKSLSVDDSERNSDASVNASEERDFSWDTGSNHRGQENNGVRPISAGLSVISRLAEEFEQRTQVFGDDAKFLVEVKSGQVDASMNADRELRRLKQMFEAWKKDYGSRLRETKLILNKLGTDEGALDRVKKKWWGRRNSTRYS from the exons ATGGCATCTGTTGGAACTCAATCGTCAGGATCAGAGAAAATGTTACCGAAATCCCAGGTCTTGCCTTCTCTAGAGTCGATCAAATCTTTGCCGGTTGATTTTAGGTTTGTGGGTTCGCCAACATCTGAACGATTAGAAAAATCTGTGGATGTGAATTCATTAAATAGCAATGCAGTCTGTTTGAGttttccagaaaaaaatgatataggGAATGGCCTTGTTGAGGGAGCTGAGGATAGTGTTGGCAATGATATCAGTGAGGATTCACCTTATAGTCGGACTGCTATCTTGATTGAACAAAGGCCTTCTGTGGGTGATGAAGATTTGGACACTGTGGTTATGCCTTTGCCTTCGATATCAACATCTCGCAGGGAACGCAGGTGGTCTGATACCAGCTCCTATGCTACAAACAAG AAACTTCAATCTTGGTTTCAACTTCCTAATGGGAATTGGGAGCTGGGGAAGATTTTATCAACTTCAGGGACCGAGTCTACCATTTCTCTCCCTGATGGAAAA GTTTTAAAGGTGAAAACTGAAAGTCTTGTGCCAGCAAATCCTGATATCCTTGATGGTGTAGATGATCTCATGCAACTTAGTTACCTAAATGAGCCTTCAGTGTTGTACAATCTTCAGTATAGATACAATCGTGATATGATTTAT ACAAAAGCAGGGCCAGTTCTGGTAGCCATCAATCCTTTTAAGGAAGTTCCTTTATATGGAAATAATTACATTGAAGCATATAAGAATAAATCTATGGAGAGCCCACATGTGTATGCCATTACAGACACGGCCATCCGGGAAATGATACGAG ATGAAGTAAATCAATCTATCATTATAAG TGGTGAAAGTGGAGCAGGAAAAACAGAGACAGCAAAGATAGCAATGCAATATTTGGCTGCTCTTGGTGGTGGCAGTGGGATAGAATATGAAATATTGAAAACCAATCCTATTCTAGAAGCCTTTGGTAATGCAAAGACATTGAGGAATGACAACTCAAGTCGCTTT GGAAAGCTGATTGAAATCCACTTTAGTGAAACAGGAAAAATATCAGGTGCCAAAATTCAAACAT TTTTACTAGAAAAG TCCAGAGTGGTCCAATGCATGGAGGGTGAGAGGtcatatcatatattttatcaGCTTTGTGCTGGGGCTTCACCAAAACTAAGAG AGAAAATAAACTTGAAGATTGCTagtgaatataaatatttaaggcAGAGCAATTGCTACACAATTACTGGGGTTGATGATGCTGAACGCTTCCAtgctgttatg GAAGCTCTGGATATTGTTCATGTCAGCAAGGAAAACCAAGAGAGTGTATTTGCAATGCTTGCTGCAGTGCTGTGGCTTGGAAATGTCTCATTTTCCGTTGTTGATAATGAAAATCATGTTGAACCTATGGAAGATGAAG GTCTAACCACTGTTGCAAAATTGATTGGATGTAATGTTGGGGAGCTTAAGCTGGCTTTATCTACTCGCAAGATGAGGGTTGGAAATGATACAATTGTCCAAAAGCTAACCTTATCACAG GCAATTGATACAAGAGATGCTCTGGCAAAGTCGATATACTCTTGCTTGTTTGATTGGCTTGTTGAACAAGTCAACAAATCACTTGCAGTTGGTAAAAGGAGAACCGGCAGATCCATCAGCATTCTTGACATTTATGGATTTGAATCGTTTGAA AGAAATAGTTTTGAGCAATTCTGCATAAATTATGCGAATGAGAGATTACAGCAACACTTCAATCGTCATTTATTCAAGTTGGAGCAGGAG GAATACATACAAGATGGCATTGACTGGGCTAAGGTTGAGTTTGAAGATAACCAAGACTGTCTCAATCTTTTTGAAAAG AAACCTTTGGGGTTATTATCGTTACTGGATGAGGAGTCCACCTTTCCAAATGGCACAGATTTGACATTTGCCAACAAGCTTAAACAGCATTTGAACTCTAATTCTTGTTTCAGAGGAGAGCGAGGCAAGGCCTTCAGTGTTAGCCATTATGCTGGCGAG GTTACTTATGATACAACTGGATTTCTGGAGAAGAATAGAGACTTGTTACACTTGGACTCTATCCAGCTTCTCTCTTCATGTTCATGCCATCTCCCCCAGATATTTGCTTCCAATATGCTTATACAAACTGAGAAACCTATAGTTGGTCATTTATATAAAGCAGGTGGAGCAGATTCACAAAAGCTAAGTGTTGCAACAAAATTTAAG GGCCAACTGTTCCAATTGATGCAACGTCTAGAGAACACAACACCACACTTCATACGTTGTATAAAGCCTAACAACTCTCCTTCTCCCGGGTCATATGAGCAAGGACTTGTATTGCAGCAATTGAGATGTTGCGGAGTTCTAGAAGTAGTTCGTATATCAAGGTGTGGATTTCCTACCAGAATGTCACACCAGAAGTTTGCCCGAAG ATATGGTTTTCTTCTGCTGGAAAATGTTGCTTCTCAAGATCCACTCAGCGTTTCAGTTGCAATTCTTCATCAGTTCAATATCATGCCAGAGATGTATCAAGTTGGAtacacaaaattatttttccgaACAGGACAG ATTGGTGTGCTTGAGGATACAAGAAACCGCACTCTACATGGTATTTTACGTGTTCAAAGCTGTTTCAGAGGGCACCAAGCTCGCAGTTACCTCAGGGAGCTCAGAAGTGGAGTTTGTGCTCTTCAGTCAT TTGTTCGTGGAGAGAAATTCAGAAAGGAATATGCAGTCTTACAGCAAAGACATAGAGCTGCTGTTGTTATACAAAGACACATCAAAAGCACAATCTGtaggaaaaaatacaaaaacatgcaTCAAGCATCAATCTTGATACAATCAG TTATTCGTGGATGGTTGGTGAGAAGATTTTCAGGTGATGTAGGATTATTGAAATCTGGGGCAACTAAG GGCAATGAGTCAGATGAGGTGCTCATGAAGGCATCTTATCTTGCTGAATTACAGCGACGAGTTCTCAAAGCTGAGGCTGCTCttagagagaaagaggaggagaATGACATCCTTCACCAACGGCTCCAACAATATGAGAGCCGCTGGTCTGAATATGAGTTAAAAATGAAGTCCATGGAAGAAGTGTGGCAGAAACAGATGAGATCCCTACAATCCAGCCTCTCCATTGCAAAGAAGAGCCTATCTGTTGATGATTCTGAGAGAAATTCTGATGCATCAGTCAACGCAAGTGAAGAGAGAGACTTTAGCTGGGATACAGGAAGTAACCATAGGGGTCAAGAAAATAATGGTGTGAGACCAATTAGTGCGGGCTTGAGTGTTATAAGCCGGTTAGCTGAAGAATTTGAGCAGAGGACTCAAGTATTTGGAGATGATGCCAAGTTCTTGGTAGAGGTAAAATCTGGTCAGGTTGATGCAAGTATGAATGCTGACCGAGAGCTCAGACGGTTAAAGCAGATGTTTGAAGCTTGGAAGAAGGATTATGGATCGAGACTACGGGAAACAAAGTTGATTTTGAACAAGCTCGGAACTGATGAAGGTGCCCTTGATAGGGTGAAAAAGAAGTGGTGGGGCAGGAGGAACAGCACGAGGTATAGTTAG
- the LOC118049624 gene encoding myosin-1 isoform X2, translating into MLPKSQVLPSLESIKSLPVDFRFVGSPTSERLEKSVDVNSLNSNAVCLSFPEKNDIGNGLVEGAEDSVGNDISEDSPYSRTAILIEQRPSVGDEDLDTVVMPLPSISTSRRERRWSDTSSYATNKKLQSWFQLPNGNWELGKILSTSGTESTISLPDGKVLKVKTESLVPANPDILDGVDDLMQLSYLNEPSVLYNLQYRYNRDMIYTKAGPVLVAINPFKEVPLYGNNYIEAYKNKSMESPHVYAITDTAIREMIRDEVNQSIIISGESGAGKTETAKIAMQYLAALGGGSGIEYEILKTNPILEAFGNAKTLRNDNSSRFGKLIEIHFSETGKISGAKIQTFLLEKSRVVQCMEGERSYHIFYQLCAGASPKLREKINLKIASEYKYLRQSNCYTITGVDDAERFHAVMEALDIVHVSKENQESVFAMLAAVLWLGNVSFSVVDNENHVEPMEDEGLTTVAKLIGCNVGELKLALSTRKMRVGNDTIVQKLTLSQAIDTRDALAKSIYSCLFDWLVEQVNKSLAVGKRRTGRSISILDIYGFESFERNSFEQFCINYANERLQQHFNRHLFKLEQEEYIQDGIDWAKVEFEDNQDCLNLFEKKPLGLLSLLDEESTFPNGTDLTFANKLKQHLNSNSCFRGERGKAFSVSHYAGEVTYDTTGFLEKNRDLLHLDSIQLLSSCSCHLPQIFASNMLIQTEKPIVGHLYKAGGADSQKLSVATKFKGQLFQLMQRLENTTPHFIRCIKPNNSPSPGSYEQGLVLQQLRCCGVLEVVRISRCGFPTRMSHQKFARRYGFLLLENVASQDPLSVSVAILHQFNIMPEMYQVGYTKLFFRTGQIGVLEDTRNRTLHGILRVQSCFRGHQARSYLRELRSGVCALQSFVRGEKFRKEYAVLQQRHRAAVVIQRHIKSTICRKKYKNMHQASILIQSVIRGWLVRRFSGDVGLLKSGATKGNESDEVLMKASYLAELQRRVLKAEAALREKEEENDILHQRLQQYESRWSEYELKMKSMEEVWQKQMRSLQSSLSIAKKSLSVDDSERNSDASVNASEERDFSWDTGSNHRGQENNGVRPISAGLSVISRLAEEFEQRTQVFGDDAKFLVEVKSGQVDASMNADRELRRLKQMFEAWKKDYGSRLRETKLILNKLGTDEGALDRVKKKWWGRRNSTRYS; encoded by the exons ATGTTACCGAAATCCCAGGTCTTGCCTTCTCTAGAGTCGATCAAATCTTTGCCGGTTGATTTTAGGTTTGTGGGTTCGCCAACATCTGAACGATTAGAAAAATCTGTGGATGTGAATTCATTAAATAGCAATGCAGTCTGTTTGAGttttccagaaaaaaatgatataggGAATGGCCTTGTTGAGGGAGCTGAGGATAGTGTTGGCAATGATATCAGTGAGGATTCACCTTATAGTCGGACTGCTATCTTGATTGAACAAAGGCCTTCTGTGGGTGATGAAGATTTGGACACTGTGGTTATGCCTTTGCCTTCGATATCAACATCTCGCAGGGAACGCAGGTGGTCTGATACCAGCTCCTATGCTACAAACAAG AAACTTCAATCTTGGTTTCAACTTCCTAATGGGAATTGGGAGCTGGGGAAGATTTTATCAACTTCAGGGACCGAGTCTACCATTTCTCTCCCTGATGGAAAA GTTTTAAAGGTGAAAACTGAAAGTCTTGTGCCAGCAAATCCTGATATCCTTGATGGTGTAGATGATCTCATGCAACTTAGTTACCTAAATGAGCCTTCAGTGTTGTACAATCTTCAGTATAGATACAATCGTGATATGATTTAT ACAAAAGCAGGGCCAGTTCTGGTAGCCATCAATCCTTTTAAGGAAGTTCCTTTATATGGAAATAATTACATTGAAGCATATAAGAATAAATCTATGGAGAGCCCACATGTGTATGCCATTACAGACACGGCCATCCGGGAAATGATACGAG ATGAAGTAAATCAATCTATCATTATAAG TGGTGAAAGTGGAGCAGGAAAAACAGAGACAGCAAAGATAGCAATGCAATATTTGGCTGCTCTTGGTGGTGGCAGTGGGATAGAATATGAAATATTGAAAACCAATCCTATTCTAGAAGCCTTTGGTAATGCAAAGACATTGAGGAATGACAACTCAAGTCGCTTT GGAAAGCTGATTGAAATCCACTTTAGTGAAACAGGAAAAATATCAGGTGCCAAAATTCAAACAT TTTTACTAGAAAAG TCCAGAGTGGTCCAATGCATGGAGGGTGAGAGGtcatatcatatattttatcaGCTTTGTGCTGGGGCTTCACCAAAACTAAGAG AGAAAATAAACTTGAAGATTGCTagtgaatataaatatttaaggcAGAGCAATTGCTACACAATTACTGGGGTTGATGATGCTGAACGCTTCCAtgctgttatg GAAGCTCTGGATATTGTTCATGTCAGCAAGGAAAACCAAGAGAGTGTATTTGCAATGCTTGCTGCAGTGCTGTGGCTTGGAAATGTCTCATTTTCCGTTGTTGATAATGAAAATCATGTTGAACCTATGGAAGATGAAG GTCTAACCACTGTTGCAAAATTGATTGGATGTAATGTTGGGGAGCTTAAGCTGGCTTTATCTACTCGCAAGATGAGGGTTGGAAATGATACAATTGTCCAAAAGCTAACCTTATCACAG GCAATTGATACAAGAGATGCTCTGGCAAAGTCGATATACTCTTGCTTGTTTGATTGGCTTGTTGAACAAGTCAACAAATCACTTGCAGTTGGTAAAAGGAGAACCGGCAGATCCATCAGCATTCTTGACATTTATGGATTTGAATCGTTTGAA AGAAATAGTTTTGAGCAATTCTGCATAAATTATGCGAATGAGAGATTACAGCAACACTTCAATCGTCATTTATTCAAGTTGGAGCAGGAG GAATACATACAAGATGGCATTGACTGGGCTAAGGTTGAGTTTGAAGATAACCAAGACTGTCTCAATCTTTTTGAAAAG AAACCTTTGGGGTTATTATCGTTACTGGATGAGGAGTCCACCTTTCCAAATGGCACAGATTTGACATTTGCCAACAAGCTTAAACAGCATTTGAACTCTAATTCTTGTTTCAGAGGAGAGCGAGGCAAGGCCTTCAGTGTTAGCCATTATGCTGGCGAG GTTACTTATGATACAACTGGATTTCTGGAGAAGAATAGAGACTTGTTACACTTGGACTCTATCCAGCTTCTCTCTTCATGTTCATGCCATCTCCCCCAGATATTTGCTTCCAATATGCTTATACAAACTGAGAAACCTATAGTTGGTCATTTATATAAAGCAGGTGGAGCAGATTCACAAAAGCTAAGTGTTGCAACAAAATTTAAG GGCCAACTGTTCCAATTGATGCAACGTCTAGAGAACACAACACCACACTTCATACGTTGTATAAAGCCTAACAACTCTCCTTCTCCCGGGTCATATGAGCAAGGACTTGTATTGCAGCAATTGAGATGTTGCGGAGTTCTAGAAGTAGTTCGTATATCAAGGTGTGGATTTCCTACCAGAATGTCACACCAGAAGTTTGCCCGAAG ATATGGTTTTCTTCTGCTGGAAAATGTTGCTTCTCAAGATCCACTCAGCGTTTCAGTTGCAATTCTTCATCAGTTCAATATCATGCCAGAGATGTATCAAGTTGGAtacacaaaattatttttccgaACAGGACAG ATTGGTGTGCTTGAGGATACAAGAAACCGCACTCTACATGGTATTTTACGTGTTCAAAGCTGTTTCAGAGGGCACCAAGCTCGCAGTTACCTCAGGGAGCTCAGAAGTGGAGTTTGTGCTCTTCAGTCAT TTGTTCGTGGAGAGAAATTCAGAAAGGAATATGCAGTCTTACAGCAAAGACATAGAGCTGCTGTTGTTATACAAAGACACATCAAAAGCACAATCTGtaggaaaaaatacaaaaacatgcaTCAAGCATCAATCTTGATACAATCAG TTATTCGTGGATGGTTGGTGAGAAGATTTTCAGGTGATGTAGGATTATTGAAATCTGGGGCAACTAAG GGCAATGAGTCAGATGAGGTGCTCATGAAGGCATCTTATCTTGCTGAATTACAGCGACGAGTTCTCAAAGCTGAGGCTGCTCttagagagaaagaggaggagaATGACATCCTTCACCAACGGCTCCAACAATATGAGAGCCGCTGGTCTGAATATGAGTTAAAAATGAAGTCCATGGAAGAAGTGTGGCAGAAACAGATGAGATCCCTACAATCCAGCCTCTCCATTGCAAAGAAGAGCCTATCTGTTGATGATTCTGAGAGAAATTCTGATGCATCAGTCAACGCAAGTGAAGAGAGAGACTTTAGCTGGGATACAGGAAGTAACCATAGGGGTCAAGAAAATAATGGTGTGAGACCAATTAGTGCGGGCTTGAGTGTTATAAGCCGGTTAGCTGAAGAATTTGAGCAGAGGACTCAAGTATTTGGAGATGATGCCAAGTTCTTGGTAGAGGTAAAATCTGGTCAGGTTGATGCAAGTATGAATGCTGACCGAGAGCTCAGACGGTTAAAGCAGATGTTTGAAGCTTGGAAGAAGGATTATGGATCGAGACTACGGGAAACAAAGTTGATTTTGAACAAGCTCGGAACTGATGAAGGTGCCCTTGATAGGGTGAAAAAGAAGTGGTGGGGCAGGAGGAACAGCACGAGGTATAGTTAG
- the LOC118049625 gene encoding cytochrome P450 726A27 has protein sequence MEQVFQFIQILVPFLLLIFTVLRLWKKSQGKISSTPTPPPGPWKLPLIGNLHQLLGSLPHQVLRDMANKYGPVMQLQIGEVPTVIISSPEAAKEAMKTHEINFVERPCLLVAKVMYYNSKDIGFAPYGDYWRQMKKVCVLELLSAKRVKSFRSIREEEVSNFIRTIYSRAGSPINLSKMMFDLLNGITARTSVGKKYKHQEAFLPIIEQVIEAIGGTNIADVFPSSKLLCMISRFRSRLERSHQDADEILENIIYDHRVCREVAKTDEESEAEDLLDVLLNLQKHGDLGFPLTTDSIKATILELFAAGSDTSSTLMEWTMSEMFRNPRVMRKAQEEVRQVFSNTENVDETCLHNLEFLKLIIKETLRLHPPAPLIPRECNKTCEINGYVIQAKSKVMINAWAIGRDSDHWTEAEKFYPERFLDSSIDYKGTNFEFIPFGAGKRMCPGILFGMATVELPLAQLLYHFDWKLPNGDLLEDLDMNEVFGGTVRRKHQLNVIPIPFYPSPLQ, from the exons ATGGAGCAAGTATTCCAGTTTATCCAGATCCTTGTACCTTTCCTTCTCTTAATCTTCACAGTTCTGAGATTATGGAAGAAATCACAAGGTAAAATCTCATCAACTCCAACTCCACCTCCTGGACCATGGAAATTACCCTTAATTGGAAATCTTCACCAGCTACTTGGCTCTCTACCCCATCAAGTCCTAAGAGACATGGCCAATAAATATGGACCAGTCATGCAACTTCAAATTGGAGAAGTTCCCACTGTCATTATATCATCACCAGAAGCAGCAAAAGAAGCAATGAAAACCCATGAGATCAACTTTGTCGAGAGACCTTGTCTCCTTGTTGCAAAAGTCATGTATTACAATAGCAAGGACATTGGCTTTGCCCCATACGGAGACTATTGGAGACAAATGAAGAAGGTCTGCGTATTGGAGCTCCTTAGCGCGAAACGTGTAAAATCATTCAGATCAATCAGGGAAGAAGAGGtatcaaattttattagaaCCATTTATTCGAGAGCAGGTTCGCCAATCAACCTTAGCAAAATGatgtttgatttattaaatgGCATCACTGCAAGAACAAGTGTTGGTAAGAAATACAAGCACCAAGAAGCATTCTTACCGATTATTGAGCAAGTGATAGAGGCAATAGGAGGTACGAATATTGCAGATGTATTCCCTTCCTCTAAGCTGTTGTGCATGATCAGTAGGTTCAGGTCTAGGCTCGAAAGGTCGCATCAAGACGCAGATGAGATCCTAGAAAACATTATATATGATCATAGAGTCTGCAGGGAAGTGGCAAAGACTGATGAAGAGAGTGAAGCGGAGGATCTTCTGGATGTTCTTTTGAATCTCCAGAAACACGGGGACCTTGGATTCCCTTTGACAACAGACAGCATCAAAGCAACAATCCTG GAACTATTCGCCGCTGGGAGTGATACATCATCAACATTAATGGAATGGACAATGTCCGAAATGTTTAGAAATCCGAGGGTAATGCGAAAGGCACAAGAGGAAGTGAGGCAAGTCTTTAGTAATACTGAGAATGTTGATGAAACATGTCTTCACAATTTGGAATTCTTGAAGCTGATTATCAAAGAAACTCTGAGACTACATCCTCCAGCTCCTTTGATTCCAAGAGAATGCAACAAGACGTGCGAGATTAATGGATATGTCATACAGGCTAAAAGTAAAGTGATGATCAATGCGTGGGCTATTGGAAGAGATTCTGATCATTGGACTGAAGCTGAGAAATTCTATCCAGAGAGATTCCTAGATAGTTCGATTGATTATAAGGGTACTAATTTTGAATTCATCCCATTTGGTGCTGGGAAGAGGATGTGTCCTGGCATTTTATTTGGTATGGCTACTGTCGAGCTTCCACTTGCTCAGCTGCTATACCATTTCGATTGGAAACTTCCAAACGGAGACCTTTTGGAAGATCTCGACATGAATGAAGTTTTTGGGGGCACGGTTAGAAGGAAACATCAACTTAACGTGATTCCCATTCCCTTTTATCCTTCGCCCTTGCAATGA
- the LOC118049627 gene encoding GEM-like protein 4, translating to MKTSQKQVIGIPVRTASYAVEKMPRLLLQNAEHRYIPSPANKALVCKQNKIDSMLKRMNKLGKKADKFAHGIREHMRLGTKITETLVGKLSLGARILQVGGVKKVFRRLFSVSEGERLLRVCQCYLSTTAGPIAGLLFISTEKLAFCSERSIKMSSPEGKLVRIHYKVVVPLRKIKTANQSENAKKPSEKYIEIVTADDFDFWFMGFFSYQKAFKSLQQAVTQAQMNTSHSAPHL from the exons ATGAAGACTTCACAGAAACAAGTTATTGGAATTCCAGTCAGAACAGCATCATATGCAGTTGAGAAGATGCCGAGACTGTTACTCCAAAATGCTGAGCATCGCTATATTCCATCTCCTGCAAATAAAGCTCTCGTATGCAAGCAAA ATAAAATAGATTCGATGCTTAAAAGGATGAACAAGCTAGGGAAAAAAGCTGACAAATTTGCTCATGGAATCCGAGAGCATA TGAGGTTGGGGACCAAGATCACTGAAACTCTTGTAGGGAAGCTGAGCTTGGGGGCTAGGATCCTTCAAGTaggaggagtgaagaaagtttTTAGGCGGTTATTTAGTGTTAGCGAAGGAGAAAGATTGTTGAGAGTTTGTCAATGTTATTTGTCAACCACAGCTGGTCCTATTGCAGGCCTCCTCTTTATCTCTACTGAAAAGCTTGCCTTCTGCAGTGAGAGATCTATTAAGATGTCTTCTCCAGAAGGAAAATTGGTCAGAATTCATTATAAG GTAGTTGTCCCATTAAGAAAGATAAAGACAGCCAACCAGAGTGAGAATGCGAAGAAGCCATCAGAGAAGTACATAGAAATAGTTACTGCAGATGATTTTGATTTCTGGTTTATGGGTTTCTTCAGCTACCAGAAAGCTTTCAAGTCTCTTCAGCAGGCAGTAACTCAAGCTCAGATGAATACAAGTCATTCAGCTCCTCATTTGTAA